A window from Candidatus Rickettsiella viridis encodes these proteins:
- the epmB gene encoding EF-P beta-lysylation protein EpmB has product MQQNWQSALKDVITSPAELLDVLGLNSSLLSAAERSAKLFPLRVPRGFVSRMQKGNPDDPLLRQILPLVEEETIVPGFSPDPLNETSTNPIPGLLHKYNGRVLILVAGACAINCRYCFRRHFPYQENISGGKSWAAILDYIAADPSIYEVIFSGGDPLLANDKYLEKCIHDLAAIAHLKTLRIHSRLPIVLPQRITADFATILTATHLQAIMVIHCNHANELDDSVAIAIDYLRQKKIVVLNQSVLLRGVNDSVQTLIELSQRLFALGVLPYYLNLLDKVQGAAHFEVNEKHAKSLVKGMREKLSGYLVPRLVKEQAGAAFKLPLF; this is encoded by the coding sequence ATGCAACAAAATTGGCAGTCCGCCCTTAAAGACGTTATTACCAGTCCAGCAGAATTGCTAGACGTATTAGGCTTAAATTCCAGCTTATTAAGCGCTGCAGAGCGGAGTGCGAAATTATTTCCTTTGCGTGTGCCTAGGGGTTTTGTTTCACGTATGCAGAAAGGGAATCCGGATGATCCCTTGCTAAGACAAATCCTGCCTTTAGTGGAAGAGGAAACTATAGTGCCGGGTTTTAGTCCGGATCCATTGAATGAAACATCGACGAATCCTATTCCCGGGTTATTGCATAAATATAACGGTAGAGTATTAATTCTAGTAGCCGGTGCTTGTGCGATTAATTGTCGCTATTGTTTTAGACGTCATTTTCCTTATCAGGAGAATATTTCAGGCGGAAAAAGCTGGGCGGCTATTTTGGATTATATCGCCGCTGATCCCAGTATTTATGAAGTTATTTTTAGTGGCGGTGATCCGTTATTAGCCAATGATAAATATTTAGAAAAATGCATACATGATTTGGCAGCGATTGCGCATTTAAAAACCTTACGTATCCATTCACGTCTGCCGATTGTATTACCTCAGCGAATAACAGCGGATTTCGCAACTATTCTGACCGCCACACATTTGCAAGCCATCATGGTGATTCATTGTAATCATGCGAATGAATTGGATGATTCAGTGGCTATAGCAATTGATTACTTACGACAAAAAAAGATCGTTGTGCTCAATCAATCGGTTTTATTACGCGGGGTAAATGATTCGGTGCAAACCTTGATTGAATTGAGCCAACGATTATTTGCGCTTGGTGTTTTACCTTATTATTTGAATTTATTAGATAAAGTCCAAGGCGCGGCTCATTTTGAAGTGAATGAAAAACACGCTAAATCTTTAGTGAAGGGTATGCGAGAAAAATTATCCGGCTATTTAGTACCTCGTTTAGTAAAAGAGCAAGCAGGTGCAGCCTTTAAATTACCCTTATTTTAA
- the fumC gene encoding class II fumarate hydratase, with the protein MRREKDSMGFIEVPADHYWGAQTQRSLHHFAIGNDKMPLAVIHAFGILKEATAKANNALKLLSDEKAKLIIQAAQEVKSGQHDSEFPLHVWQTGSGTQSNMNVNEVIANRAIELAGGKRGSKDPIHPNDDVNKSQSSNDTFPTAMYIAAALAVVKKLSPALIALHEGLIEKAKEFKDIIKIGRTHLQDAVPLTLGQEFSAYVDQLEVARQAIELSLPGLYSLAIGGTAVGTGLNTHPKFAELTVEHIVKETGLPFISAKNKFAALASHDALVFASGALKTLACALMKIANDIRWLGSGPRCGLGELILPENEPGSSIMPGKVNPTQCEAMTMVCVQVMGNDATITVAGSQGNFELNVFKPLMIHNFLHSIDLLSDACRLFNQHCVKGLKANEARIKSFLDNSLMLVTALNPVIGYDKAAKIAKKALAEGTSLREACVTLGYLSAEKFDEVVDPKKMLGPA; encoded by the coding sequence ATGCGACGTGAAAAAGATAGTATGGGTTTTATCGAAGTCCCTGCCGATCATTATTGGGGCGCGCAAACACAGCGTAGTTTGCATCATTTTGCCATTGGCAATGATAAAATGCCGTTGGCGGTTATTCATGCGTTTGGCATTCTGAAAGAAGCGACCGCTAAAGCGAATAATGCCTTAAAGTTATTGTCTGACGAAAAAGCTAAATTAATCATACAAGCGGCGCAAGAAGTGAAATCGGGTCAGCATGATAGCGAATTTCCGCTACATGTGTGGCAAACCGGGAGTGGTACGCAAAGTAACATGAATGTGAATGAAGTTATCGCTAATCGTGCGATTGAGTTAGCCGGTGGTAAGCGTGGCAGTAAAGATCCTATTCATCCCAATGACGATGTCAATAAATCACAATCATCCAATGATACCTTTCCTACGGCGATGTATATCGCAGCGGCACTAGCGGTAGTAAAAAAATTATCGCCCGCGTTAATAGCGTTGCATGAGGGATTGATAGAAAAAGCTAAAGAATTTAAGGACATCATTAAAATAGGTCGTACGCATTTGCAAGATGCGGTGCCTTTAACCTTAGGCCAAGAATTTTCAGCGTATGTGGATCAATTAGAGGTCGCAAGACAAGCCATTGAGCTTTCATTGCCGGGACTTTATTCCTTAGCGATTGGTGGCACAGCCGTGGGTACCGGACTTAATACCCATCCAAAATTTGCCGAACTTACGGTAGAGCATATTGTTAAAGAAACCGGATTACCGTTTATTTCGGCCAAGAATAAATTTGCCGCGTTAGCGTCTCACGATGCTTTAGTATTTGCGAGCGGCGCATTAAAAACCTTGGCGTGCGCGTTAATGAAAATAGCAAATGATATTCGTTGGTTAGGTTCAGGACCACGTTGTGGTTTAGGTGAGTTAATTTTGCCGGAAAATGAACCCGGTTCTTCGATCATGCCGGGCAAAGTGAATCCTACCCAATGCGAAGCAATGACTATGGTTTGCGTGCAAGTGATGGGGAACGATGCAACGATTACCGTGGCCGGTAGCCAAGGAAACTTCGAGTTAAACGTGTTTAAACCGCTCATGATTCATAATTTCTTGCATTCGATTGATTTATTAAGTGACGCTTGCCGTTTATTTAATCAGCATTGCGTTAAGGGATTAAAGGCGAATGAAGCGAGAATTAAAAGCTTTTTAGATAATTCCTTAATGTTGGTGACCGCATTAAACCCCGTTATCGGCTATGACAAAGCGGCTAAGATTGCCAAGAAAGCATTAGCAGAGGGCACTAGTTTACGCGAAGCGTGTGTAACATTAGGTTATTTAAGCGCAGAGAAGTTTGATGAGGTGGTAGACCCTAAAAAAATGTTAGGGCCTGCTTAA
- a CDS encoding protein kinase domain-containing protein: MPSIDSAVLAKRLVSMQPGNTLSGLTLDITDETGNRITLENASILCRERHSTKKDPNKIKRLGYRFEVFTHECLGRGDFGQIHPISATLKLNEQGRIEIIKSAKQRVLKILFNPTRFEPDETDIGVNIPYLHMKPSIKKRRYIVMRKIPGKTLDKLLYSPDIENLPEKTKLLLLIGLLETLQNLHKQNIFHNDLKLDNIIVNFEAGLLPKLYIIDFGAAIQLGHKDYQASAADINDIIKIFHETARALKIDNLELNQLMDNMIACLSPHLVLQNTIDKLRAIYSSLLESNKVTIITIEETNKPEKTENKLTMDPNNLSGIVYSSVQFFKKMISYSLENSCSSETNSHNKNYLGGLV; the protein is encoded by the coding sequence ATGCCCTCAATAGATTCTGCTGTACTGGCTAAACGTTTAGTCTCCATGCAGCCTGGTAATACACTATCCGGCCTTACATTGGATATCACCGATGAGACAGGGAATCGTATTACTTTAGAAAATGCATCAATCCTTTGCAGAGAACGCCATTCTACTAAAAAAGATCCAAACAAAATAAAACGACTTGGTTATCGTTTTGAAGTCTTTACTCATGAGTGTTTGGGGCGTGGTGATTTTGGTCAAATTCATCCTATCAGTGCAACCCTTAAGCTCAATGAACAAGGTCGTATCGAGATAATAAAAAGCGCTAAACAACGTGTCCTCAAAATCTTATTTAATCCAACAAGGTTCGAACCGGATGAAACCGACATCGGCGTAAATATTCCTTACTTGCATATGAAGCCGTCTATTAAAAAAAGACGTTATATTGTTATGCGAAAAATACCTGGAAAAACACTTGATAAACTATTATATAGTCCTGATATAGAAAATTTACCTGAAAAAACTAAGCTTTTACTTCTAATTGGTTTATTGGAAACGTTACAAAACTTACACAAGCAAAATATATTTCATAATGACCTCAAGCTCGATAACATTATCGTGAATTTTGAAGCAGGTCTTTTACCAAAGCTTTATATCATCGACTTTGGTGCTGCTATACAGCTAGGTCATAAAGACTATCAAGCTTCAGCAGCTGATATAAATGACATCATAAAAATTTTTCATGAAACAGCCAGGGCTTTGAAAATTGATAATCTTGAGCTAAACCAGCTTATGGATAATATGATCGCTTGCTTATCCCCCCATCTTGTATTACAAAATACAATTGATAAATTAAGGGCTATTTATTCAAGCTTATTAGAATCCAACAAAGTAACGATAATCACCATAGAAGAAACAAACAAACCAGAGAAAACAGAAAATAAACTCACCATGGATCCCAATAATCTCTCAGGAATAGTTTATTCAAGCGTACAATTTTTCAAGAAAATGATTAGCTATTCTCTAGAGAATAGCTGCTCCTCAGAGACTAATTCACATAATAAGAATTACCTCGGCGGTTTGGTATAA
- the dapF gene encoding diaminopimelate epimerase, whose product MKITFKKMHLLNNHFIVIDGVNQTFKPNTKLIREWATRSDMGFDQLLLIEKSRHKEAHFYYRIFNANGSEVGQCGNGALCVAQFLASENLSKENHIRLATRTSFIELQLANDHQITANLGTPIFTPEKIPFTGFSRGPIHTLETPFGSFDGCILSLGNPHCVLQVDNLETAPVAELGDYLNQSPHPYFPQGINVEFMKIINPKRIDLRVYERGVGETQACGSGACAAVIAGRLLNRLKKKVDVHLPGGQLQVNWPGNGASVLLTGKGAAISEGEIDCS is encoded by the coding sequence ATGAAAATCACATTTAAAAAAATGCATTTACTTAACAATCATTTTATTGTTATCGATGGTGTCAATCAAACCTTTAAACCCAATACCAAATTAATACGCGAATGGGCGACACGTAGCGATATGGGGTTCGACCAATTATTGCTGATAGAAAAATCTCGCCACAAAGAAGCACACTTTTATTATCGTATTTTTAATGCCAATGGCAGCGAAGTAGGACAATGCGGCAATGGCGCACTGTGTGTAGCACAATTTCTAGCTAGCGAAAACTTATCAAAAGAAAACCATATTCGTCTTGCCACCCGAACCAGTTTTATAGAGTTACAATTAGCTAACGATCATCAAATCACCGCCAATCTGGGTACACCTATTTTCACGCCTGAAAAAATTCCCTTTACTGGTTTTTCCAGAGGTCCTATTCATACACTTGAAACACCGTTTGGATCTTTTGATGGTTGTATTCTCTCCTTAGGAAACCCACATTGTGTACTACAAGTTGATAATTTAGAAACAGCACCTGTCGCAGAACTCGGTGATTACCTCAATCAATCGCCACATCCTTATTTTCCACAAGGGATTAATGTGGAATTTATGAAAATAATCAATCCAAAACGCATTGATTTACGTGTTTACGAACGGGGTGTAGGCGAAACACAGGCGTGTGGCAGCGGCGCGTGCGCGGCTGTTATTGCGGGTCGTTTGCTAAACCGGCTTAAAAAGAAAGTAGATGTGCATTTGCCCGGCGGCCAACTTCAAGTGAACTGGCCAGGCAATGGCGCATCGGTACTATTAACGGGTAAAGGCGCAGCGATTTCTGAAGGCGAAATTGATTGTTCTTAA
- the lysA gene encoding diaminopimelate decarboxylase: MSLRYINQHLQLENIPIAQIVQQYGTPCYIYSKTELIKQWQAFSESLMPYPHQICYAVKANSNLSILSLLAKQGAGFDIVSGGELARVLKAGGDAKKSVFSGVGKSIDEITQALEADIGCFNVESHEELLRIETQAKVLNRIAPIALRINPDINANTHPYITTGTKDNKFGISEHNALALYSLAAQSKHLKIQGIACHLGSQLNTLQPFLQAITRLLILVEQLKEQHINLQTINIGGGLGISYNQETVPTPQDYCKAMLETLTQSKCHLRLVIEPGRALVAKAGILVTRVEYLKRHADKHFAIVDAGMNDLLRPALYQAQQTIKEVDLHPELNETIYDVVGPICESSDFLGKDKLLRIKPGDYLAILDSGAYGFSMSSNYNSRPRSAEVLVDNTKISLIRARETIEQLWANEHVYPSLRVP; encoded by the coding sequence ATGTCCTTACGCTATATCAACCAGCATTTACAATTAGAAAATATTCCAATCGCGCAGATTGTACAACAATATGGCACGCCCTGTTATATTTATTCCAAGACTGAATTAATCAAACAATGGCAAGCTTTTTCTGAATCACTCATGCCTTATCCGCATCAAATCTGCTATGCGGTTAAAGCCAATTCTAACCTGAGTATTTTATCCCTCTTAGCAAAACAAGGCGCTGGTTTTGATATTGTTTCGGGTGGAGAGTTGGCGCGTGTTCTCAAAGCCGGTGGTGACGCTAAAAAAAGTGTTTTTTCCGGTGTCGGTAAAAGCATTGACGAAATTACACAGGCCTTGGAAGCAGATATTGGCTGCTTTAATGTAGAATCACATGAGGAATTATTACGCATCGAAACTCAAGCAAAAGTATTAAACCGTATCGCACCTATCGCGTTACGCATTAATCCGGATATTAATGCCAATACCCATCCCTATATTACAACGGGCACCAAAGACAACAAATTTGGCATCAGCGAACACAATGCACTCGCTCTCTATTCATTAGCCGCACAATCAAAACATTTAAAAATTCAGGGCATTGCTTGTCATTTAGGTTCACAATTAAACACTCTGCAACCTTTTTTACAGGCGATCACGCGCCTTTTAATCCTAGTTGAACAGTTAAAAGAACAGCACATTAACTTGCAAACCATTAATATCGGTGGCGGCCTGGGTATTTCTTATAACCAGGAAACCGTTCCCACACCACAAGATTATTGCAAAGCCATGTTAGAAACGCTAACACAAAGCAAGTGTCATTTGCGTTTAGTAATAGAACCAGGACGCGCTTTAGTCGCTAAAGCCGGTATTCTCGTCACACGCGTTGAATACCTAAAACGCCATGCAGATAAACACTTTGCGATTGTGGATGCGGGAATGAATGATCTGCTACGCCCCGCGCTCTATCAAGCACAACAGACGATTAAAGAAGTAGACTTACACCCTGAGTTAAATGAAACTATTTATGATGTCGTAGGCCCCATCTGTGAAAGCAGTGATTTTTTAGGCAAAGATAAATTATTGCGTATTAAACCCGGTGATTATCTAGCGATTCTTGATAGTGGTGCCTATGGTTTTTCTATGAGTTCCAATTATAATTCTAGACCTAGAAGCGCCGAAGTGCTGGTTGATAACACTAAAATCAGCTTGATTCGTGCGCGTGAAACGATAGAACAACTATGGGCTAATGAGCATGTCTACCCGTCATTGCGAGTGCCGTAG
- the lptM gene encoding LPS translocon maturation chaperone LptM encodes MQKNSLKLVTFLIVLSLTACGQMGPLYLPDQKPPVYVPRHPSKTVL; translated from the coding sequence ATGCAAAAAAATAGTTTAAAGCTTGTCACTTTTTTAATTGTTCTTTCTTTGACCGCTTGCGGTCAAATGGGTCCGCTCTATTTACCCGATCAAAAACCACCGGTTTATGTGCCACGTCATCCTTCTAAAACTGTGCTTTAA
- a CDS encoding alpha/beta fold hydrolase, which yields MENTNSLSYEEVNPLSKPSASIICLHGLGADGHDSAAMAKAVAIGTGVRFVFPHAPVRPITLNGGAPMRAWYDIHGLTFDSTEDEEGIRAAAKSLFELVEKEIQRGIPAKRIVLAGFSQGGAMALYTALRYPHALAGVLALSTYLPLHRFLAEEASPANKTTPIFMAHGDADEVVLPALGEFSYNCLKELAYPVQFNRYSSMGHSISPEELRDITQWLQKHLQK from the coding sequence ATGGAAAATACTAACTCATTATCTTATGAAGAAGTCAATCCGCTATCAAAGCCCTCAGCTAGTATTATTTGCTTGCATGGGTTGGGTGCGGATGGGCATGATTCTGCTGCTATGGCTAAAGCGGTTGCAATTGGAACCGGCGTTCGTTTTGTATTTCCGCATGCGCCAGTGCGACCTATCACCTTGAATGGGGGAGCACCGATGCGGGCCTGGTATGATATCCATGGCTTAACCTTTGATTCAACGGAAGATGAGGAAGGAATTCGAGCAGCGGCTAAAAGTCTTTTTGAGCTGGTAGAAAAAGAAATCCAGCGCGGCATCCCTGCTAAGCGTATTGTGTTGGCTGGATTCTCTCAGGGTGGGGCGATGGCTTTATATACAGCATTACGTTATCCCCATGCCTTAGCGGGCGTGCTAGCGTTATCGACTTATTTACCCTTACATCGCTTTTTAGCAGAAGAAGCCAGTCCTGCGAACAAAACAACACCTATCTTTATGGCGCATGGTGATGCAGATGAGGTTGTCCTTCCAGCTTTAGGTGAGTTTTCCTATAACTGCTTGAAGGAGCTCGCTTATCCGGTGCAATTTAATCGTTATTCTTCTATGGGTCATAGTATCTCTCCCGAAGAGCTGAGGGATATTACACAGTGGTTGCAAAAGCATTTACAAAAATAA